One stretch of Sander vitreus isolate 19-12246 chromosome 16, sanVit1, whole genome shotgun sequence DNA includes these proteins:
- the dpm2 gene encoding dolichol phosphate-mannose biosynthesis regulatory protein isoform X1: MATGVDQAVGMSLVVFSLLLFTYYSVWVIILPFVDSDHVLHKYFLPREYSVILPGIAAVILLLCIGAFTAVIMWKNRKPKKVD; encoded by the exons ATG gCTACAGGAGTGGATCAAGCAGTTGGCATGAGTCTTGTTGTCTTCAGCCTCCTGTTGTTCACATACTACTCTGTCTGGGTCATCATCCTG cctttCGTGGACAGTGATCACGTACTGCACAAATATTTTCTTCCTCGGGAATACTCAGTCATTCTGCCTGGCATTGCAGCAGTAATACTGCTCCTCTGTATAG GGGCCTTCACTGCAGTTATCATGTGGAAGAATCGCAAGCCAAAAAAAGTGGACTAA
- the dpm2 gene encoding dolichol phosphate-mannose biosynthesis regulatory protein isoform X2, producing the protein MSLVVFSLLLFTYYSVWVIILPFVDSDHVLHKYFLPREYSVILPGIAAVILLLCIGAFTAVIMWKNRKPKKVD; encoded by the exons ATGAGTCTTGTTGTCTTCAGCCTCCTGTTGTTCACATACTACTCTGTCTGGGTCATCATCCTG cctttCGTGGACAGTGATCACGTACTGCACAAATATTTTCTTCCTCGGGAATACTCAGTCATTCTGCCTGGCATTGCAGCAGTAATACTGCTCCTCTGTATAG GGGCCTTCACTGCAGTTATCATGTGGAAGAATCGCAAGCCAAAAAAAGTGGACTAA